The following nucleotide sequence is from Alkalihalobacillus sp. LMS39.
TGGAGTGATGGAACGGGTGTCCCTTCATATCGAAATTCACTGTCATAGTCATCTTCAATAATATAACATGCTTTCATTTTGGCATAGGCTAGCAGTTCGATTCGACGTTGAATCGGTAATGTACTTCCTAGAGGAAATTGGTGTGATGGTGTAACAAAGATACATGCTGGCTTCTCGTTATGAGGAAGGAGATGTGTTTGCATCCCTTCTTTATCAACAGGAATAGGGTATAACGTAGCTCCTGTTGAAGAAAAAATGGTTTGAATATCTTTTGTAATCGGATCTTCAATGAGCATTTTGTCACCTTGAGTGAGCAATAGTTTGGTAAGCATAGACAATGCTTGTGTCGCACCAGAAGTCACGACAATTTGATTTGGATGGCAGCAGACACCACGTGTTTTTTTTAGGTAACGGGATAAAACTTGTCTAAAAACAGGGTGGCCTTCTGGGTTTCCGTAATTAAAAATGTAATCCTCGCTTGTTAAACAAATGGTTTGCAGTAATTTACTCCATGTTTTTCGAGGGAAAAAAGATAAATCTGGAATTCCTGAGCGAAAATCAATAATAGCACTTTTCCCTACTTTTTCTTCTGTAAAAAAGTTTTCAGTTCCTTTTTCAACAGGGAAGTAAGCCCCCTCTGCTACAAATGTGCCTGCTCCCTGTTTGGTAACTAAAAATCCTTCGGCAATCAACTGGTCATAAGCTTCTAATACAACATTTCTTGATATGTGTAACTGATTTGAAAGTAACCGAGTCGAAGGTAAACGTTCGCCTTCATGCAACTCGCCTTTTAATATCTTTTCTCGTAGCTTTGAATACAGTTGTTTCATTAATGGAATGTTTGTGTTTTTCTCAATATGTATCCACATTTTCTTTCCTCCCCTTTTATATTGGTACCTTGAAATTTTAAATTAAGTGGTTCTTTTTTCTACCAGTTTACCATGATAGCTTTATAGATGTTAGGAAAGGGAGGAGAAATATGGGAGTTATAAATGAGAAGTTATGTTTTGAAAGGAAGGACACATGAGCCGCTTATATCAAAGTTATTTGTACATTATCATCGCTATGGTAATTGTAGGTAGTTCTGTAGTTGTTGGGAAAGTGCTAGTGAGTCGAATTCCAGTATTTTTAGCATCAGAGTTTCGCTTTCTTATCGCCTCACTTATTCTTATTCCGATTTGGGTAATAAAGGAAGGGAGGCCTACGATAGACAAGCGGGAAGGAGTTTCTTTGTTTTTACAAGCTTTTTGCGGCGTTTTTTTGTTTAGTATTTTTATGCTCTACGGTTTAAAGGAAACAACCGCTTTAGAAGCAGGGATGTTAACGAGCACACTTCCGGCAATTGTTGCTTGTATTGCTGTGTTCATATTAAAGGAAAAAATATCAAAACGAACGGCGCTTGGTATCTTGTTTGCTGTGGCAGGGACGATTCTTGTAAATATGAGTGGTCATGTATCAGAAGTAGGGAGCGTAAATAATCACGTTGTAGGAAATAGCCTTGTTTTAGGAGCTGTGATTAGTGAAGCGCTTTTTATAATTTTAGGAAAGGCTAGTTCAAAACGTGTTAGCCCATTAACGATAACAACTGTCATGAGTATATGGGGGGTCCTTTTCTTTCTACCATTTTCACTTTATGAGTTGCGGAAATTTAACTTAGCCGATGTATCATTATTTGACTGGGTGTTCCTTTTGTATTACGGAATTTTTGTGACGGTCCTTGCTTTTTTACTCATGTACAAAGGGATAAGTGAAGTTCCAGCAAGTCATGCTGGTGTCGCAACGTCAGTTCTTCCGTTAGCTGCTGTTGTTTTGTCGGTTATTTTTTTACAGGAACCATTTTCTATCCTTCATGGAGTTGGCCTTTTATGTGTATTGCTTGCCATCTATATCATTTCCACAAAAGAAAAACAGAAAAAGGAGAAAGTCCGGGAAGTAGAATCATAATCTCCCCGGACCTTTTCGTCATTATTGAAAATGTTCGTCATGATATTTTTGTAAAGTATCAACGGGATGTAACCAGTCTTGTTTAATCGATTCAACGAGCTTTAGTTGTTCAGCTTTATTATAATCGTAGGTGCTCTCTGGATCGGGAGAACCATTCTCGAGGAGCCAAGAATCATGTAAAGTAAAATGATGATTAATTTTCCATTGGTCTTTATATTTTTGTAAAATAGCTAATGACGAATTATTTTTATTCCAATTATTTGAGGAGTCAAATTCTTGTTCTTGTCGAAATTCATATGTAACATGAACAATAGCAGTAGCACCATTTGAATATAGAGGTTCAATAAATGTAGTGTCTCGTTTTACATTTACTTGTTCTCTTTCCTCCATAAAATCATGATCCACAGGTGTTAAATTAGGATGTCTAGTCGAATTCCATCCGTTCACATCACGACTGTTAAAAGCCTCATCTGCCTGTTCAAATAATTGTTTGATGTCTGCAGCTTCTTCCTCTGTCACAGCCTTTTCTGAGTGAAAGTCATAAAAGGTTTGGAGAGGATTAAGGTTTTCGTTTTTTATTTTTTCGATTAACTCTAGTTGATCCATTTCCTTA
It contains:
- a CDS encoding PLP-dependent aminotransferase family protein, which gives rise to MWIHIEKNTNIPLMKQLYSKLREKILKGELHEGERLPSTRLLSNQLHISRNVVLEAYDQLIAEGFLVTKQGAGTFVAEGAYFPVEKGTENFFTEEKVGKSAIIDFRSGIPDLSFFPRKTWSKLLQTICLTSEDYIFNYGNPEGHPVFRQVLSRYLKKTRGVCCHPNQIVVTSGATQALSMLTKLLLTQGDKMLIEDPITKDIQTIFSSTGATLYPIPVDKEGMQTHLLPHNEKPACIFVTPSHQFPLGSTLPIQRRIELLAYAKMKACYIIEDDYDSEFRYEGTPVPSLQGLDPNRVIYVGSFSKILSPGLRLGYLVLPPQFIEQCKTIKWFTDLHTPCLEQLVLANFIEEGYLERHIYKMKKIYKKRRDCLLDELEKHFSGKVTVSGSLTGLHVITHFNNVNFSPSFVKAIHSAGVRIYPVETHSINKGQHYQKLIIGFGHLTESQIKEGVSTLHKALSLHVSDI
- a CDS encoding DMT family transporter; the protein is MSRLYQSYLYIIIAMVIVGSSVVVGKVLVSRIPVFLASEFRFLIASLILIPIWVIKEGRPTIDKREGVSLFLQAFCGVFLFSIFMLYGLKETTALEAGMLTSTLPAIVACIAVFILKEKISKRTALGILFAVAGTILVNMSGHVSEVGSVNNHVVGNSLVLGAVISEALFIILGKASSKRVSPLTITTVMSIWGVLFFLPFSLYELRKFNLADVSLFDWVFLLYYGIFVTVLAFLLMYKGISEVPASHAGVATSVLPLAAVVLSVIFLQEPFSILHGVGLLCVLLAIYIISTKEKQKKEKVREVES